The genomic interval TTACTGCATAACCGATTATGGTACCCGTCAGAGCAACGATTCATAGCAGCGCAAGTCTTGTCACATGAACCTGTCGTATGGCCGTCAATGAAACGTGTGTTGGCGCAAATGTGGGACAGTGTAAAAATGTTTTTATTTCAAGCATTGCCGATATTTATGGCGATTTGCCTCATTGCGAGTGCATTAGCGTTAACCCCGGTACTTGAGATGATTTCAAAACTGTTTATTCCACTCCTCAGTTTGTTACATATTCCACATGAATTATCTCCAGGTCTGTTATTTTCGATGATTCGTAAAGATGGGATGTTGTTATTTAACATGGGAGGCGGACAGTTCATTCAAAGTTTATCAGCATGGCAAGTGTTACTCCTCGTCTTTTTCAGTTCAACATTTACCGCTTGTTCGGTCACGATGACGATGGTGATACGACAATTAGGATTAAAAGAAGGCAGCAAAATGGTCGGACGTCAAATGGTGACCTCACTGGCATGCGTAGCTATTTTAGGCAGCATCACATGGTTGATATTACTTTAGACATATATTTGATTAACGACATATTATAGGGGCTAGGAGACCATGGAGTTTTCCTAGCCCCTATTCCTACGATTTGTCATTTTTCAATATTGAAATCAGGCTTAAACAGTAAAAATTTAGGGAAGATATAACCAACACACCCCCTGGAGGTGCCTATGTTTTTAGCATGGAATGAAATCAAACGTAATCAACTCAAATTCAGTCTCATCATCGGGGTACTCCTCCTCATCAGCTACCTATTATTTTTACTATCTGGACTGGCGAGAGGGCTCATCAATATGAACACGGAAGGCATCAATCGTTGGGATGTAGATGCGATTGTGTTAAACAAAGATGCCAATCAAACGGTTCAACAATCAAGCTTTGACACAGTGCTTGTAAAGGATAATTTTGATAAACAAGCCACATTGAAACAGACAGCGGTCATTGTCTCCAACGGCAAAATTGAAGAAAACGCATTGCTGTATGGTACGCAAAAGGATGCATTTATTGTCCCTAAATTGACAGATGGACGGGCGTTTACTGCAGGTAATGAAGTCATCGCGGATGGCACATTGAAAGAAAAAGGGTTCAAGCTTGGGGATACGTTATCACTCTCTCAATCAGATGAATCACTCAAAATAGTAGGGTTTACTGAATCGGCGAAATACAATGCTTCTCCTGTACTCTTTGGTAATAATCAAACGATTGAAAAGGTGAATCCGCTGTTAACTCAGGACAAAACCAACGCCGTCGTTGTGAAAGATAGTGATTGGCAAAATCAAAAACTAGACAAGTCACTTGAAGCGATTGATATTGATACGTTCATTGAAAATCTGCCAGGCTATCAAGCGCAAAACTTAACGTTAAACTTTATGATTGGCTTTTTATTTATCATTTCGGCTACGGTCATCGGTGTATTTTTATATGTCATCACATTACAAAAGACGCATCTGTTTGGTGTATTGAAAGCACAAGGATTTACAAATGGAGATTTAGTGAAAATCGTATTATCTCAAACGTTTGTATTAGCGCTCATTGGTACAGTCAGTGGCTTAATTTTAACACTCATGACAGGCGCATTTTTACCTTCTGCTGTACCGATTAAGTTTGATATATTGACACTTATCATTTTTGGCATTGTCCTCATTTTAGTGTCATTATTGGGCAGTCTATTTTCAATTGTCACAATACGTAAAATTGATCCACTTAAGGCAATCGGTTAGGAGGTATGAAGCATGTTGAAATTTCAAAATGTCACGAAATCATTTCAAGATGGTCAGCAAGTCATTGAAGCGGTAAAGCCAACAACATTACAGTTTGAACAAGGGGAACTCATCGCAATTGTAGGGCCATCTGGTTCAGGGAAAAGTACATTTTTAACGATGGCAGGTGCACTCCAAACACCGACATCAGGCGACATTACGATTGGTGCACAACAAATCACAAATCTAAGTCAAAAAGCATTGGCACGTGTCCGTATGCAACAAATTGGCTTTATATTACAAACGTCAAATTTAGTGCCATTTTTAACAGTTAAACAACAATTTCAGCTCTTAAAAAAGCGAAAAAGGGATGTTTTGGCACAACAAGACTTTGATGCATTAATCCAACAATTAGGGTTAGACAGTATCATGAATCAA from Staphylococcus sp. MI 10-1553 carries:
- a CDS encoding ABC transporter permease, whose amino-acid sequence is MFLAWNEIKRNQLKFSLIIGVLLLISYLLFLLSGLARGLINMNTEGINRWDVDAIVLNKDANQTVQQSSFDTVLVKDNFDKQATLKQTAVIVSNGKIEENALLYGTQKDAFIVPKLTDGRAFTAGNEVIADGTLKEKGFKLGDTLSLSQSDESLKIVGFTESAKYNASPVLFGNNQTIEKVNPLLTQDKTNAVVVKDSDWQNQKLDKSLEAIDIDTFIENLPGYQAQNLTLNFMIGFLFIISATVIGVFLYVITLQKTHLFGVLKAQGFTNGDLVKIVLSQTFVLALIGTVSGLILTLMTGAFLPSAVPIKFDILTLIIFGIVLILVSLLGSLFSIVTIRKIDPLKAIG
- a CDS encoding ABC transporter ATP-binding protein; amino-acid sequence: MLKFQNVTKSFQDGQQVIEAVKPTTLQFEQGELIAIVGPSGSGKSTFLTMAGALQTPTSGDITIGAQQITNLSQKALARVRMQQIGFILQTSNLVPFLTVKQQFQLLKKRKRDVLAQQDFDALIQQLGLDSIMNQLPSEISGGQKQRVAIAKAIYTKPDIILADEPTAALDTENAMAVMEILKNQSKRRNKMCMIVTHDERLTAYCDKVFEMKDGVLTEKAK